One window from the genome of Salvia splendens isolate huo1 chromosome 9, SspV2, whole genome shotgun sequence encodes:
- the LOC121747048 gene encoding NAC domain-containing protein 87-like, which yields MELGLGGAGPSMVKSSKEEDEELVELPPGFRFHPTDEEIIMHYLLLKVVDRRFVAKAIGEADLNKCEPWDLPKKAKMGEKEWFFFCQRDRKYPTGMRTNRATESGYWKATGKDKEIHRGRNCLVGMKKTLVFYKGRAPRGEKTNWVMHEFRLEGNFSTYNFSRAAKEEFVVCRVFHKNSGIRRSPGVELTRVDSLVDHLLAAESPTGLLPPLTEYNEQADQRAFWENHKFQQQYDQFSTAPQFYAPQNALPKPPSMPGYGNHPKMEHFDASVMSRSQDTGLSTENAANHEITSKNAAAFNEDDEQGLDALAFSPDISDMENFWRY from the exons ATGGAACTAGGGTTAGGTGGAGCAGGTCCATCAATGGTGAAGAGCAGTAAGGAAGAAGATGAGGAGTTAGTTGAGCTGCCTCCCGGCTTCAGATTCCACCCCACTGATGAAGAGATCATCATGCACTACCTCTTGCTCAAGGTCGTCGACCGCCGCTTCGTCGCCAAGGCCATCGGAGAAGCCGATCTTAACAAGTGTGAACCATGGGATTTACCAA AAAAGGCTAAAATGGGAGAAAAGGAATGGTTCTTCTTCTGCCAGCGAGACCGGAAGTATCCAACCGGAATGAGAACGAACCGGGCGACTGAGTCCGGTTACTGGAAGGCGACCGGTAAAGACAAGGAGATTCACAGAGGCAGAAACTGCCTGGTGGGAATGAAgaaaactcttgttttctacaaAGGTAGAGCTCCCAGAGGAGAGAAAACTAATTGGGTGATGCACGAGTTTCGCCTCGAGGGCAACTTCTCCACCTACAACTTCTCTAGAGCCGCTAAG gaggagtttgtggtgTGCCGCGTGTTCCACAAGAACAGCGGGATCAGAAGGAGCCCCGGTGTGGAGCTAACGAGGGTGGACTCGTTGGTGGATCATCTACTGGCGGCGGAGAGCCCCACGGGGCTGCTTCCGCCGCTCACGGAATACAATGAGCAGGCTGATCAAAGGGCATTTTGGGAAAATCACAAGTTTCAGCAGCAATATGATCAGTTTTCAACTGCGCCGCAGTTTTACGCTCCCCAAAATGCCCTTCCAAAGCCACCATCTATGCCTGGCTATGGAAATCACCCCAAAATGGAGCATTTCGACGCTTCTGTGATGAGTCGTTCACAGGATACTGGGCTTAGCACCGAAAACGCAGCGAATCACGAGATAACGTCGAAGAATGCAGCAGCGTTTAATGAGGATGATGAACAAGGGCTGGATGCTCTTGCTTTTAGCCCAGATATATCAGATATGGAGAACTTTTGGAGATACTag
- the LOC121748502 gene encoding transmembrane 9 superfamily member 11-like, with the protein MGSFHSLKVSVLLIVLVISQLSEGFYLPGSYPHKYEVGDPLNVKVNSLTSIDTEMPFSYYSLPFCQPKEGIKDSAENLGELLMGDRIENSPYRFKMYTNETEIFLCQTKPLSGHEFKLLKKRIDEMYQVNVILDNLPAIRYTKKDGYMLKWTGYPVGAKVDDEYYIFNHLKFTVLVHKFEENNMARVMGTGDAAEMIPPERNQGSAIPGYMVVGFEVVACSFQHKGESVKNLKMYNKYPASISCDPNTVAMPIKENEPLAFSYEVSFVEKDIKWPSRWDAYLKMEGAKVHWFSILNSLMVITFLAGIVLVIFLRTVRRDLTQYEEHDKEAQAQMNEELSGWKLVVADVFRAPSNPALLCVMVGNGVQILGMAAVTILFAALGFMSPASRGTLITGMLFFYMVLGIAAGYVAVRLWRMIFCGDNKGWIGVSWKVSCFFPGISFLIFTLLNFLLWGSNSTGAIPFSLYVILILLWFCISVPLTLVGGYFGAKAPHIEFPVRTNQIPREIPQQKYPSWLLVLGAGTLPFGTLFIELFFIMSSLWMGRVYYVFGFLFVVLMLLVVVCAEVSLVLTYMHLCVEDWKWWWKSFFASGSVAIYIFLYSINYLIFDLKSLSGPVSATLYLGYSLFMVFAIMLATGTVGFLSSFWFVHYLFSSVKLD; encoded by the coding sequence ATGGGATCTTTTCACAGTTTGAAGGTGTCGGTCTTGCTTATCGTGTTAGTGATTTCTCAATTGAGCGAAGGGTTTTATCTACCCGGTAGTTACCCTCACAAATATGAAGTCGGTGATCCCTTGAATGTGAAAGTTAATTCTTTGACTTCAATTGACACTGAAATGCCCTTTAGCTATTATAGTTTGCCATTCTGTCAACCCAAAGAGGGCATTAAGGATAGTGCAGAGAATCTCGGTGAGCTTCTCATGGGTGATAGGATTGAGAATTCGCCCTATAGGTTCAAGATGTACACTAATGAGACCGAGATTTTCCTCTGCCAAACAAAGCCTTTGTCGGGTCACGAGTTTAAGCTTTTGAAAAAGAGGATTGATGAGATGTATCAGGTCAATGTGATTCTTGATAACTTGCCAGCAATTAGGTACACTAAGAAGGATGGGTATATGTTGAAGTGGACGGGTTACCCGGTGGGTGCTAAGGTCGATGACGAGTACTATATCTTCAATCACTTGAAGTTTACAGTCCTTGTTCATAAGTTCGAAGAGAACAATATGGCTCGTGTGATGGGCACTGGGGATGCTGCTGAGATGATCCCGCCTGAGAGAAACCAGGGATCGGCTATACCAGGGTACATGGTTGTCGGGTTTGAGGTGGTGGCTTGTAGTTTCCAGCATAAGGGGGAATCGGTGAAGAACTTGAAAATGTATAACAAGTACCCAGCTTCAATTAGCTGTGATCCAAACACGGTGGCCATGCCTATTAAGGAGAATGAGCCACTTGCTTTTTCGTATGAGGTCTCCTTTGTGGAGAAGGACATCAAGTGGCCGTCAAGGTGGGATGCGTATTTGAAGATGGAGGGTGCTAAAGTGCATTGGTTTTCGATTCTGAATTCACTCATGGTGATCACTTTCTTGGCCGGTATTGTGCTTGTGATCTTCTTGAGAACTGTTAGGCGGGATCTTACCCAGTACGAGGAGCATGACAAGGAAGCTCAAGCTCAGATGAATGAGGAGTTGTCGGGTTGGAAGCTCGTTGTTGCTGATGTCTTCCGTGCCCCTTCTAATCCGGCACTCCTGTGTGTGATGGTCGGTAATGGGGTCCAGATTCTTGGAATGGCTGCGGTGACAATTTTATTCGCTGCCCTCGGATTTATGTCCCCAGCCTCACGTGGGACTCTCATTACAGGCATGCTGTTTTTCTACATGGTTCTTGGAATTGCAGCCGGGTACGTAGCTGTTCGTTTATGGAGGATGATCTTCTGTGGGGATAACAAGGGATGGATTGGTGTCTCGTGGAAGGTTTCTTGTTTCTTCCCCGGTATTTCATTCCTGATTTTCACTCTCTTGAATTTCTTATTGTGGGGTAGTAACAGCACAGGAGCAATTCCTTTCTCTTTGTATGTCATCCTCATATTGCTGTGGTTCTGTATCTCTGTTCCCCTCACCCTTGTTGGCGGCTACTTTGGTGCGAAGGCGCCTCATATAGAATTCCCTGTTCGAACAAACCAAATCCCCCGAGAAATCCCACAGCAGAAGTATCCATCTTGGCTGTTGGTTCTTGGCGCTGGGACCCTTCCCTTTGGTACCCTCTTCATCGAGCTCTTCTTTATCATGTCGAGCCTCTGGATGGGTCGTGTGTACTATGTTTTCGGATTCCTCTTTGTCGTGCTCATGCTTTTGGTGGTGGTATGTGCTGAGGTGTCGCTTGTTCTTACTTACATGCATCTTTGTGTGGAGGACTGGAAATGGTGGTGGAAGTCTTTCTTTGCATCTGGTTCCGTCGCTATATACATTTTCCTTTACTCCATCAACTATTTGATATTCGACCTCAAGAGTTTGAGCGGGCCTGTCTCTGCAACGCTCTACCTGGGCTACTCGCTCTTCATGGTGTTTGCAATCATGCTTGCAACAGGCACAGTCGGCTTCCTCTCCTCGTTCTGGTTCGTGCATTACCTGTTTTCGTCTGTGAAGCTGGACTGA